A section of the Chryseobacterium scophthalmum genome encodes:
- a CDS encoding PKD domain-containing protein — translation MKIKLLGILFLTVTVFSMLSSCRKVEEDVVDCLSESILTSLHAHVSGSNPKQVEFNVSHSGENQITSIVWTFGDGTTTTTSNTTVTHLYNAAGSYEVKAEVSINNGKCTVSPKKSVDIQ, via the coding sequence ATGAAAATTAAACTTTTGGGAATCCTTTTTTTAACAGTTACCGTATTTTCGATGTTATCCTCTTGTCGAAAGGTGGAAGAGGATGTCGTAGACTGTCTTAGTGAATCTATATTGACATCGTTGCACGCTCATGTTTCCGGAAGCAATCCAAAACAAGTTGAGTTTAACGTAAGTCATTCAGGTGAAAATCAAATAACATCCATCGTTTGGACTTTTGGAGATGGTACTACAACAACCACATCAAATACAACTGTTACGCATCTCTATAATGCAGCAGGTAGCTACGAAGTTAAAGCAGAAGTAAGTATTAACAACGGGAAATGTACTGTTTCACCTAAAAAATCTGTGGATATTCAGTAA
- a CDS encoding MBL fold metallo-hydrolase encodes MKLKFLGTGTSQGVPVIGCTCEVCTSQNPKDTRFRASAMITTDENRKILIDCGPDFRQQMLINKENHIDITLLTHEHNDHVIGLDDMRPLIFKSGKNMPIYCLSRVGQEVKNRFPYAFADIRYPGAPSFDLHEINHEKFTVLDTEITPIEVTHYKISILGYKFKKLAYITDANFISDSEKEKLKDLDVLILNCIRKFDPHPAHFVLADVINLYNELKPKKLFLTHISHHFGLHDIENKLLPDGMYLAYDGLEINF; translated from the coding sequence ATGAAGTTGAAATTTTTAGGAACCGGAACTTCCCAGGGTGTACCCGTTATAGGCTGCACTTGTGAGGTATGTACTTCTCAAAATCCAAAAGACACCCGTTTCCGGGCTTCAGCGATGATTACCACCGATGAAAACAGGAAAATATTAATAGATTGCGGACCCGATTTTCGGCAGCAAATGCTTATCAACAAAGAAAATCACATCGACATTACGCTTCTTACCCATGAGCATAATGATCACGTGATTGGTTTGGATGATATGCGTCCTTTGATTTTTAAAAGCGGTAAAAATATGCCCATTTATTGTCTCTCAAGAGTTGGACAGGAAGTTAAAAACCGATTTCCCTATGCTTTTGCGGACATTCGTTATCCCGGAGCTCCTTCCTTTGATTTACACGAAATCAATCACGAAAAGTTTACTGTTTTAGATACAGAAATTACTCCTATCGAAGTAACACATTACAAAATTTCTATTTTAGGATATAAGTTTAAAAAACTCGCCTATATTACCGATGCTAATTTCATTTCTGATTCAGAAAAAGAAAAGCTAAAAGATTTAGATGTACTTATTTTAAACTGTATTCGAAAATTTGATCCTCATCCTGCTCATTTTGTATTGGCGGATGTTATTAATTTATATAATGAGCTAAAACCTAAAAAATTATTTCTAACACACATCAGTCATCATTTTGGGTTGCATGATATTGAAAATAAACTACTTCCCGACGGAATGTACCTTGCTTACGATGGTTTGGAAATAAATTTTTAA
- a CDS encoding leucine-rich repeat domain-containing protein: MKKYICLLSFLCIANLNAQIDPVKYPTYTDMEAALKSDKTVYSLSFRDKGLFNLPPDIRKMDSVFFLNMMGNNFEKLDEALFSLSQLQILNINENSIKYIPDEISKLKKLTTFSMNLNQLTELNPEFAKLQNLKVIHLDANNLSVFPKALTEISGLEEINLHSNQISMVSDIDKIKNLKFLNLSSNQINDLNETGFPKKLKYLELQKNMLLTVSKNILTLKNLEFLNVGENKISEISPQIKHLKNIVSLNLANNQLKSLPKEITDLKNLKTLILTGNPMSTTQVEDLRKQMPNTQIYF, encoded by the coding sequence ATGAAAAAATATATTTGCCTTTTGTCATTTTTGTGTATCGCTAATCTAAACGCACAGATCGATCCTGTAAAATATCCTACTTACACAGATATGGAAGCTGCTTTGAAATCTGATAAAACTGTTTACAGCCTAAGTTTCAGAGATAAAGGTTTGTTTAATCTGCCGCCCGATATCAGGAAAATGGATTCTGTTTTTTTTCTGAATATGATGGGAAACAATTTTGAAAAGTTAGACGAAGCACTTTTTTCACTTTCACAACTTCAGATTCTTAATATTAACGAAAACAGCATCAAATATATTCCGGATGAAATCAGCAAGCTTAAAAAACTGACGACATTTTCTATGAATCTTAACCAGTTGACGGAGCTTAATCCTGAGTTTGCCAAGCTTCAAAACCTTAAAGTGATACATCTCGATGCCAATAACCTCAGCGTTTTCCCGAAGGCTCTGACGGAAATTTCCGGACTTGAAGAAATCAATTTGCACAGCAACCAGATCAGTATGGTTTCTGATATTGATAAAATAAAAAATCTTAAGTTTCTGAATCTTTCGTCGAATCAGATTAATGATCTTAATGAAACCGGATTTCCCAAAAAGCTCAAATATCTTGAGTTACAAAAAAATATGTTGCTTACAGTCTCAAAAAACATTCTGACTTTAAAAAATCTTGAATTTTTGAATGTAGGAGAGAATAAAATATCTGAGATTTCGCCTCAAATAAAACATTTAAAGAATATTGTCAGTCTTAATTTGGCGAATAATCAGCTAAAATCATTACCGAAAGAAATCACTGATTTAAAAAACTTAAAAACACTTATTCTTACGGGCAATCCTATGAGTACAACTCAAGTTGAAGATTTGAGGAAACAAATGCCGAATACTCAGATTTATTTTTAA
- the mgtE gene encoding magnesium transporter: MNSTHELTFNPADIAERLSELPADERLLAFLKVPKQYKADVFSHLDPDFQEETIRSIGSDDVSEILNAMTPDDRTALFEDFPDELIKYSINHLNPQERRIALKLLGYNSDSIARLMTPYYIQIRKEWTVKRCLQQIKKVGKRVETINHLYVVDERNHLIDDLALGSLLLVEEDTLVSELTDNQFVAIKTTTSKEDAVTYFEKYDRTALPIITEAGVLVGIVTIDDILDQIESQNTEDIQKFGGLEALDLPYTQTSLIEMIKKRGMWLVILFFSEMLTASAMGFFEDEIQKAVVLALFVPLIISSGGNSGSQAATLIIRAMALQEIGLKDWWYVMKKEIFTGLLLGGILGIIGFLRIMIWHKVGFFDYGIHWAFVGLSVGVSLVMIVLWGTLSGSMVPFILKKLKLDPATSSAPFVATLVDVTGLIIYFSVAGLFLTGKLL; this comes from the coding sequence TTGAATTCTACACACGAACTTACATTTAATCCAGCCGATATTGCCGAAAGACTCAGTGAACTTCCCGCTGATGAAAGGCTACTCGCTTTTTTGAAAGTTCCGAAGCAGTACAAAGCCGATGTTTTTTCGCACTTAGACCCTGATTTTCAGGAGGAAACCATTCGAAGTATTGGAAGTGATGATGTTTCAGAAATTCTGAATGCGATGACTCCCGATGACAGAACGGCTCTGTTTGAGGATTTTCCGGATGAACTGATCAAATATTCAATCAATCATCTTAATCCGCAGGAAAGAAGAATTGCCCTGAAACTTCTTGGCTACAATTCTGATTCTATTGCGCGTTTGATGACTCCTTATTACATTCAGATCCGAAAAGAATGGACGGTAAAAAGATGTCTTCAGCAAATAAAAAAAGTTGGTAAACGGGTAGAAACCATCAACCATCTGTATGTAGTTGATGAAAGAAATCACCTTATTGACGATTTAGCTTTAGGAAGTTTATTGTTGGTGGAAGAAGACACTTTAGTTTCTGAACTTACAGACAATCAATTTGTTGCCATTAAAACAACAACATCCAAAGAAGATGCCGTTACTTATTTTGAAAAATATGACAGAACTGCACTTCCCATTATTACCGAAGCCGGAGTTTTGGTTGGAATTGTAACGATTGACGATATTTTAGATCAAATTGAATCACAAAACACCGAAGATATTCAGAAATTCGGGGGACTTGAAGCTTTAGATTTACCTTATACCCAAACTTCTCTGATCGAAATGATCAAAAAAAGAGGAATGTGGTTGGTTATTTTATTTTTCTCTGAAATGCTGACCGCTTCTGCGATGGGATTTTTTGAAGATGAAATTCAGAAAGCAGTTGTTTTGGCATTATTTGTTCCGCTAATTATTTCAAGTGGAGGAAATTCTGGTTCTCAGGCTGCAACTCTAATCATTCGTGCGATGGCGTTACAGGAAATCGGTTTAAAAGATTGGTGGTACGTAATGAAAAAAGAGATTTTCACCGGACTTTTATTGGGCGGAATCTTAGGTATCATAGGTTTTCTTAGAATTATGATTTGGCATAAAGTCGGTTTTTTCGATTACGGAATTCATTGGGCTTTTGTAGGCTTGAGCGTTGGAGTTTCTTTAGTAATGATCGTTTTGTGGGGAACGCTTTCGGGTTCTATGGTTCCTTTTATTCTTAAAAAACTAAAACTCGATCCAGCAACTTCTTCAGCTCCGTTTGTTGCTACTTTGGTAGATGTTACCGGATTAATTATTTACTTCTCTGTTGCCGGGCTTTTCTTAACCGGAAAACTTTTGTAA
- a CDS encoding ABC transporter substrate-binding protein, with translation MRVVSLVPSITEALFDLGLTENEIVGRTKFCIHPSEKIKNVEIIGGTKNLNIEKIKSLKPDLILANKEENVKEQVETLMKDFKVIVYNTETVEDNYYLLKNLGLLFNKEERAQAFNLKIYEVINQTKINSTIKVAYLIWNNPYMTVGSDTFIHHILSEIGFENIFKNQTRYPEIQTEDLAEADFIMLSSEPFPFKEKHIAELKKVYPDKKIMIVDGEAFSWYGTHIAKCENYFKELIAEFNI, from the coding sequence ATGAGAGTTGTATCTTTAGTTCCTTCTATTACAGAAGCTTTATTTGATTTAGGTTTAACAGAAAATGAAATTGTCGGAAGAACAAAATTCTGCATTCATCCCTCAGAAAAAATAAAAAATGTAGAAATTATTGGCGGCACAAAAAACCTTAATATAGAGAAAATTAAAAGCTTAAAACCTGATTTAATTTTAGCCAACAAAGAAGAAAACGTTAAAGAACAGGTTGAAACTTTAATGAAAGATTTCAAAGTAATTGTTTACAATACAGAAACGGTTGAAGATAATTATTACTTGTTAAAAAACTTAGGATTACTATTTAATAAGGAAGAAAGAGCACAAGCTTTCAATCTAAAAATCTACGAAGTTATCAATCAGACCAAAATAAATTCAACAATAAAAGTCGCTTATCTTATTTGGAATAATCCTTACATGACGGTAGGTTCAGATACTTTTATTCATCATATTTTAAGTGAAATTGGTTTTGAAAATATATTTAAAAATCAAACCCGTTATCCAGAAATCCAGACAGAAGATTTAGCCGAAGCAGATTTTATCATGTTATCTTCCGAGCCTTTTCCTTTTAAAGAAAAACATATTGCCGAACTAAAAAAGGTTTATCCTGATAAAAAAATTATGATTGTGGATGGTGAAGCTTTTTCGTGGTACGGAACACACATTGCGAAGTGCGAAAATTATTTTAAAGAATTGATTGCCGAATTTAATATTTAA
- a CDS encoding nicotinate-nucleotide adenylyltransferase has protein sequence MYQKLTPKQKALTINLDPTIYGTFAEIGAGQETVRHFFRAGGASGTIAKAMSAYDKDFSDAIYGKEVKNRYVTQNRLRKMLRYEVSLIEERISRDTNPGRKYFSYANTVTTINFDKTVKGHGWVGIRFQVKENEDYNEIVIHVKFKENDATLQQETLGNLGVNLIYGAYNYYDNPRRLIESLYDEVSTDNLEIDMIDFSGPAFAYVDNRLMSLQLVKNNMTDAVIFNSEGNNMLPADILYKKNIFAVRGSFRPVTKVNIDMLRNGMDMFLKDAICTQEETEILIEITISNLRADGDIDERDFLDRVDVLGKLGYTVIISNFSEYYRLIDYFSHYTNGDIGVTMGVNNMLMVFDEKYYKDLSGGILEAFGKFFRNGMRVYLYPYKDPETHELLDSSNLKVEENLKELYKYFKHNNRIVDITNYNPEFLEIYSREILRKIACNISGWENQLPDGVAEMIKERGMFGFKNELSLKQFS, from the coding sequence ATGTATCAGAAATTAACTCCTAAACAAAAAGCATTAACAATTAATCTAGATCCTACTATTTATGGTACTTTCGCAGAAATTGGAGCAGGGCAGGAAACTGTACGACACTTTTTTAGAGCAGGGGGGGCTTCCGGTACAATTGCTAAGGCAATGTCGGCTTACGACAAAGATTTTAGTGATGCCATCTACGGAAAAGAAGTAAAAAACAGGTATGTTACTCAAAACAGACTTAGAAAAATGCTTCGTTATGAAGTTTCGCTAATTGAAGAAAGAATTTCCAGAGATACTAATCCCGGAAGAAAATATTTTTCTTATGCCAACACAGTAACGACTATCAATTTTGATAAAACCGTAAAAGGTCACGGTTGGGTCGGAATTCGTTTTCAGGTGAAAGAAAATGAAGATTACAACGAAATTGTAATTCACGTAAAATTCAAAGAAAACGATGCTACTTTGCAGCAGGAAACACTGGGTAATCTTGGTGTAAATCTTATTTACGGAGCATATAATTATTACGACAATCCAAGAAGGTTGATAGAGTCTCTTTATGATGAGGTTTCTACAGACAATCTTGAGATTGATATGATCGATTTCAGCGGTCCGGCTTTTGCGTATGTTGACAATAGACTGATGTCTTTGCAGCTGGTGAAAAATAATATGACCGATGCTGTAATCTTCAATTCTGAAGGAAATAATATGCTTCCTGCAGATATTTTGTACAAGAAAAACATTTTTGCGGTAAGAGGAAGTTTCAGACCGGTGACAAAAGTAAATATAGATATGCTTCGAAACGGAATGGACATGTTCCTGAAAGACGCAATCTGTACACAGGAAGAAACAGAAATTCTTATTGAAATTACCATTTCAAACCTTCGTGCAGACGGAGATATTGATGAAAGAGATTTTCTTGATCGTGTAGATGTTTTGGGTAAATTGGGATATACCGTTATCATTTCAAACTTCTCAGAATATTACAGACTGATCGATTATTTCTCACATTATACCAATGGTGATATTGGCGTAACAATGGGGGTAAATAATATGTTGATGGTATTTGACGAGAAATATTATAAAGATCTTTCAGGAGGTATTTTGGAAGCTTTTGGTAAGTTTTTCAGAAACGGAATGAGAGTTTATCTGTATCCTTACAAAGATCCTGAAACTCACGAATTATTAGATTCTTCAAACCTAAAAGTAGAAGAAAATCTAAAAGAATTGTACAAATATTTCAAACACAACAACCGTATTGTAGATATTACAAACTATAATCCTGAGTTTTTGGAAATATATTCAAGAGAAATTCTAAGAAAAATTGCATGCAATATCAGCGGTTGGGAAAACCAGCTTCCTGATGGCGTTGCAGAAATGATAAAAGAAAGAGGAATGTTCGGGTTTAAAAACGAACTTTCTCTGAAACAATTTTCATAA
- a CDS encoding alkaline phosphatase PhoX produces the protein MVNEILIKVKRKLLSIAALALMTTSMIQAQTTIFALQSAWKYNDADVALPATWKSSNYDVSNWAVGNGPLGYGDPVTTSFISGVDTAYLIKDFTVNLADLTNTMEFGVRRDDGIIVYLNGEEVIRDNMPAGAVSHGTFSSTTVDGAAETAINLFSIPKNKFVQGTNRISIELHNRSASSSDLTIDAYLKTTATVTPPVSNCTGTHISCFTSIVPTTQTAKLIIPAEHKYQLILKEGDNYTEGGGLVGGLNDFTAYVAKNNSSADGYLSVNHETNPGGVTMAEVNYNTSTKLWQLTKSRAVSFSAPSLVQTIRNCSGGVTPWGTVVTAEESVTSNDLNADGYKDYGWLVEIDPATAQVMSHNQAGTKDKLWQMGIMNHENVVVNNAGTTAYYGEDGGTHMVYKYVMDTPNNLASGNLYVLKLDQGLSGGNPVTTTGQWIQIPNKLQADQNNTAALALSLGGTSFNGVEDVEISPLDGKIYFTAKGLDKVYRMTDNGMTLSNVETFVGGASTTYSFNTAQGVKTEAWGDGNDNLTFDELGNLWVLQDGGKNYIWVIGPDHTQTNPNVRLFASMPAGSEPTGLTFTPDKKFGFFSIQHPNSTISTDVDATGNTIDYRGKSATIVVALQQFLGTTGSLGTVEVVNENDVTVAPNPTSGIVKINSPKALKNLEITAYSIDGKVVYKKKMTGSTTSLDLDFTSELQASRVLILNIEADGFQKTTKILKK, from the coding sequence ATGGTAAATGAAATTTTAATAAAAGTGAAAAGAAAACTACTTAGTATCGCAGCTTTGGCATTGATGACGACATCGATGATCCAGGCACAGACTACAATTTTTGCATTGCAAAGTGCATGGAAGTACAACGACGCAGATGTTGCATTGCCCGCAACCTGGAAAAGTTCCAATTATGATGTTTCAAACTGGGCGGTAGGGAACGGACCATTAGGTTACGGTGATCCTGTTACTACTTCTTTCATCTCGGGTGTAGATACCGCTTATCTTATCAAAGATTTTACCGTGAATTTGGCAGATCTTACCAATACGATGGAATTTGGTGTGAGAAGAGATGACGGAATCATTGTTTATTTGAACGGTGAAGAAGTGATAAGAGACAATATGCCTGCTGGAGCTGTTTCTCATGGTACTTTCTCGAGTACAACTGTTGACGGAGCTGCAGAAACCGCGATTAATTTATTTTCTATTCCTAAAAACAAATTTGTACAGGGAACGAATAGAATTTCAATTGAATTGCACAATAGAAGTGCTTCAAGTTCAGATTTAACCATAGATGCGTATCTTAAAACAACTGCAACTGTCACTCCACCGGTTTCTAACTGTACTGGAACTCACATCAGCTGTTTTACCTCAATTGTTCCGACTACGCAGACTGCAAAATTAATTATCCCTGCTGAACATAAATATCAGCTGATCTTAAAAGAAGGAGATAATTATACTGAAGGTGGCGGATTGGTTGGTGGTCTTAATGATTTTACTGCTTATGTGGCTAAAAATAACAGCAGTGCCGACGGATATCTTTCTGTAAACCATGAAACTAACCCAGGAGGTGTTACTATGGCAGAAGTTAATTATAATACATCAACAAAACTTTGGCAGTTGACAAAATCAAGAGCGGTAAGCTTTTCAGCACCGAGTCTTGTGCAGACTATCAGAAACTGTTCAGGAGGTGTTACACCTTGGGGAACTGTGGTGACAGCTGAAGAATCTGTTACTTCAAATGATCTTAATGCTGATGGATACAAAGATTATGGATGGTTGGTAGAAATTGATCCTGCAACAGCACAAGTAATGTCTCATAACCAAGCGGGAACTAAAGACAAGCTTTGGCAGATGGGAATTATGAATCATGAGAATGTGGTTGTAAACAATGCGGGAACTACTGCTTATTATGGTGAAGACGGCGGAACTCACATGGTTTACAAATATGTGATGGATACTCCAAACAATCTGGCTTCAGGAAATTTGTATGTTTTGAAACTTGATCAGGGATTAAGTGGCGGAAATCCGGTTACTACTACAGGACAGTGGATTCAGATTCCTAATAAACTTCAGGCTGACCAAAATAATACAGCTGCTTTGGCTTTATCATTGGGTGGTACTTCGTTTAATGGAGTAGAAGATGTTGAGATAAGTCCACTTGACGGTAAAATTTACTTTACGGCAAAAGGATTAGACAAAGTGTACAGAATGACAGACAACGGAATGACGCTTTCAAACGTAGAAACTTTCGTTGGAGGTGCATCAACTACTTATTCATTTAACACTGCTCAAGGAGTAAAAACTGAAGCTTGGGGAGACGGAAACGATAACCTTACTTTTGATGAACTTGGAAATCTTTGGGTACTTCAGGATGGTGGTAAAAACTACATTTGGGTGATTGGTCCAGATCACACACAGACAAATCCTAATGTGAGATTATTTGCATCAATGCCTGCAGGATCAGAACCTACAGGTCTTACCTTCACACCGGATAAGAAATTTGGTTTCTTCTCAATTCAGCATCCGAATTCTACAATTTCTACTGATGTAGATGCTACAGGAAATACAATAGATTACAGAGGAAAATCTGCTACAATTGTAGTTGCTTTACAACAGTTTTTGGGAACTACGGGAAGTTTGGGTACGGTAGAAGTTGTTAATGAAAATGATGTGACGGTTGCTCCGAATCCTACTTCAGGAATTGTAAAAATTAATTCTCCAAAAGCACTGAAAAATCTAGAAATTACTGCATATAGTATTGATGGAAAAGTTGTGTATAAAAAGAAAATGACTGGTTCTACAACAAGTTTAGATCTAGATTTCACAAGTGAGCTTCAGGCATCAAGAGTTTTAATATTAAATATTGAAGCAGACGGATTCCAGAAGACAACTAAGATTCTTAAAAAATAG
- a CDS encoding GAF domain-containing protein — MSELKKRLSSILESPKHNTDEKLQKVCHLLDQEISYFNWTGFYFKNGDKDELKLGPYVGAETDHTIIPYGKGICGQVAVSNETFIVPDVHLQDNYLSCSIDTKAEIVVPIFKNGENIGQIDIDSHTIDPFTKEDLELLEWLCNEVSKIL; from the coding sequence ATGTCTGAATTAAAAAAAAGACTTTCGTCTATTCTTGAAAGTCCAAAACATAATACTGATGAGAAACTTCAAAAAGTTTGTCATTTATTAGACCAGGAAATATCTTATTTCAACTGGACTGGTTTTTATTTTAAAAACGGAGATAAAGACGAACTGAAATTAGGTCCTTATGTAGGAGCTGAAACCGATCATACGATTATTCCTTATGGAAAAGGTATTTGCGGACAGGTTGCTGTTTCCAACGAAACATTTATCGTTCCCGACGTGCATTTACAGGATAATTATCTAAGCTGTTCAATCGATACAAAAGCTGAAATTGTAGTTCCTATTTTTAAAAACGGGGAAAATATTGGTCAGATCGATATCGATTCTCATACCATCGATCCTTTTACGAAAGAAGATTTAGAGCTGTTAGAATGGCTTTGTAATGAAGTTTCAAAGATTTTGTAA
- a CDS encoding pyruvate decarboxylase, which yields MKNFLFYTLISSVFILSVSSVKAQKTSDYDKTKKVLYFNPEVEPDIEEIKEPTNLAFFSAVSDNISAFRKNKMLRSEVQVSFDSIDSKTITEYSKNNDADFVIVPKVKYFKVGLGKYVFSNQVVVSMKLFDAEGNLITSSEYDTYRKNMRLLGSTENSIKIGTNGAMKNILKELRKIKPSAEAGF from the coding sequence ATGAAGAATTTTTTATTTTATACGCTTATTTCTTCTGTGTTTATCCTCAGTGTTTCTTCTGTAAAAGCGCAGAAAACCTCGGATTATGATAAAACAAAGAAAGTTTTATACTTCAATCCTGAAGTAGAACCCGATATTGAAGAAATAAAAGAACCCACCAATCTCGCATTCTTCAGTGCAGTTTCGGATAACATCAGCGCTTTCCGTAAAAATAAAATGCTGAGATCTGAAGTTCAGGTTTCTTTTGACAGCATTGATTCTAAAACCATCACCGAATACAGCAAAAACAACGATGCCGATTTTGTGATCGTTCCTAAAGTAAAATATTTCAAAGTAGGATTAGGAAAATACGTTTTCTCTAACCAGGTTGTAGTAAGCATGAAGCTTTTTGATGCAGAAGGAAACTTAATTACCTCTTCAGAATACGATACGTACCGAAAAAATATGCGTCTTTTAGGCTCTACTGAAAATTCGATAAAAATAGGAACCAACGGCGCAATGAAAAACATTCTTAAGGAATTAAGAAAGATAAAACCTTCTGCAGAAGCCGGTTTCTAA